The window AATGGTGGCCTCTGGCGTGCTTCCAATGGTGGCCATGCGGCGGCTTCCCGGTCGTTGCACGAGGGCGGGGCGTGCACGCCCGTTGTGGCTCAACTTACCGCTTTCGCACCGGGGGCAGGGTCACCTTGTCCTCGGTTCCGCCACACATCGGGTGTTTGAAGCCATTGGCCTGCTCGGCCTTGTCGAGATAGACGATGTTGTCGTCCTTCGCGGGACTGACGCCGGCCGGCACGTAGTCCAGCGCGAGCGGGTGGCGGGCCTTCCACGCGATGTTGTGGTCGGCGCAAGAGGAATCGCCGCTGACGCCGAGCGCGCCCACCCGCGCTCCCTTCGCGTCGTAAAGCGCAAGGCCGCCGCCGAACACGTTCACGCCGCCGATCCGCGCGCCCACCAGCGGATCCTTCGCCGTGCCGAAGTCCGCGGTACTGCCGGCGTAGGCTACCTGCGTATCGACCGGGTTGGAAAACTGCAGGCCGAACAGGCTGCCGCCCGGCTGCGTGGGCGAATAGAGGTTGGCGGTGGACAGGGCGAGGCCCGGCAGGCTGAAGGCGTTCGCGGTGTTCGCCTTCTGCTCGGAAATCACCCGGCTGCCGAGCCACTGGTCGCCGACCTTGGCACCGGTATGCGCCACTGCGCAGACCGTGCCGTCGGTCGCCACCACGGTGCCCACCTGTCGAGGTTGAAGCTTCCGTTGGCGTCCTTGCGGGCATTGGCGAGGGCCTGCTTGAGCTGCTGCCAGTTCGGCAGGCCGTCGCATCCATCGCCGGCATGGGCGGCGAGGGGCAGTAACAGCGAAGAGCACAGTAGGGCGGGTACCGGGAGTTTTGTCATGGTCATGCCTCGGGTTGGAGTGAACCTGACGGCGGGCTTTCCGCTTCGGGTTCGGGGTGGTGTGCGGGGTGAAAGGAATTGCCGGTCACGAATGCCGGGCCTGCCGGAATGCCGGCGCCTTCTGGCCATCCCAATCGAGGTCGACGGCCACCTGGGCCTGCGCGCGGTGGCGTTCGAGCGCGTCGATGTCGAGATCGGCGATCGCCCACGTTTGCCCGCCGCGGGTCGTCGCGAGGATGCCGTCATCGGGAAAGCCGTGGTCCATCGGCGCGTAGATCGTGGCCTCGCCGGTATTCGTATCCAGAGCCGGACTCCAGTCGGCGGTCCCGGTGGTTACCGCCTGCGCGACGAATATCCGGTTCTCCAGTGCGCGCGCCATGCAGCCGACGCGCACCCGGGTCGCGCCCGCCTGCGTATCCGTGCAGCTCGGCACCAACAGCAGACGGGCGCCGGCTTCGCGTTGGGCGCGCACGGGCAAGGGGAATTCGCTGTCGTAGCAGATGGCGATGCCGGCGCGCACGCCCGCCAAGTCGAAGACTTTGAGTTCGTCGCCGCCCTCGATGACGCCAGCGTCCCGTTCGAATCCGGTCAACTGCAGCTTGTCCTGATAGCCGCGCGTGCCGTCCGGGGCGAACCACCACGCGCGGTTGCGATAGCGTCCCGGGGCGACTTCGGTCAGGAACGTGCCGGCCTGGATGACCAGGCGCAGCTCGCGCGACAGGTCGGCGTACAGCGCCAGCCACTCGGATTGCAGCGTTTGCAGCGCGGCGAGCGAAGCGTTCAAGTCGCGGCTGATTTCGGGCGCGAACGTTGACGCCAGTTCGAGCGACAGGTATTCGGGCAGCACGGCCAGTTCGACGCCGGCACCGCATGCTTCTCTCAGGATCTGGCGCTGGCGTGCGGCAAAGGCCTCGAAGTCGGCGGGGTTGCCAACCGCGTACTTGGCGACGGCGATCTTCATTGCCCGGCCTCCAGCGGACGCAGCCACATCGTCAGCGTCTGCTCGGATTCTTGCGCTTCGCCGAGTTGTTTCCACGGCAGGCTTACCTGCATGTCCGGCTGCCGCGTGTACCCACGGCGGGTCCAGAACACGTCGTTGCCGCGATAATCGGCCGGCCGCCGTGGATCATCGCTTGCCCGATTCAC is drawn from Thermomonas brevis and contains these coding sequences:
- a CDS encoding GlcG/HbpS family heme-binding protein, which gives rise to MVATDGTVCAVAHTGAKVGDQWLGSRVISEQKANTANAFSLPGLALSTANLYSPTQPGGSLFGLQFSNPVDTQVAYAGSTADFGTAKDPLVGARIGGVNVFGGGLALYDAKGARVGALGVSGDSSCADHNIAWKARHPLALDYVPAGVSPAKDDNIVYLDKAEQANGFKHPMCGGTEDKVTLPPVRKR
- a CDS encoding carbon-nitrogen hydrolase family protein; translation: MKIAVAKYAVGNPADFEAFAARQRQILREACGAGVELAVLPEYLSLELASTFAPEISRDLNASLAALQTLQSEWLALYADLSRELRLVIQAGTFLTEVAPGRYRNRAWWFAPDGTRGYQDKLQLTGFERDAGVIEGGDELKVFDLAGVRAGIAICYDSEFPLPVRAQREAGARLLLVPSCTDTQAGATRVRVGCMARALENRIFVAQAVTTGTADWSPALDTNTGEATIYAPMDHGFPDDGILATTRGGQTWAIADLDIDALERHRAQAQVAVDLDWDGQKAPAFRQARHS